From one Leishmania panamensis strain MHOM/PA/94/PSC-1 chromosome 9 sequence genomic stretch:
- a CDS encoding integral membrane transport protein, putative (TriTrypDB/GeneDB-style sysID: LpmP.09.0260), which yields MYTHVHHDGASPPLLPEHPHQFLGNYFSITYTELFKAHVLDVHLPNMLIGISASIEVPLVTFLGRRIGASYSSIADYISVVALYRTLLDIPFGIIVEYVGVRNVMFLCLLLNIAASLVGLNVSNSASLLAFCVLSGISLGGFFLARHIFVAGITSKKYRGLLMAILSGLLRWAHVIGPVSSGLFAAYWGDVRYSFVVSAAASGIAFIALAIATWSTRYQQVCGRTCTTSLAPSVTETPLHSEQDEDTLNVVRHHPGDSGRNNTYVATPLLPPPLMASTITSSGGASNLSDLTDHRVIVGAEMCVTMSPPLLHHLHHTHANSSVRTQPCSNSVASTAAASVHPSAGPWQEHYFHPATLWSTFVDYWSVIWRLGLYIVLVTALRANRKLLISFAGIRAAMTDAQVSYLVGFSFVFDALLFPLGGLMMDLLGRQFAMIPTVVGLSIVFMFLPLCRTEGQLYIAASAFGIVDALGCGIIMTLTADRAPSRYGAPFFGIMRTVQDVGHLIGARGVSSLMRYSGFNVCCWVLTAVGFFSAMWGAYGVPSDTETLPEAPRLEQAAAVAHEWRLHKVYFYSQSSEEITSLTAVSGTATSPTMTYGTASIPHLRR from the coding sequence ATgtacacgcacgtgcaccacGATGGcgcctcgccaccgctgctgccagagCATCCGCACCAGTTTCTGGGCAACTACTTCTCTATAACCTACACGGAGCTCTTCAAGGCACATGTGTTGGATGTTCATCTGCCGAACATGCTTATCGGAATCAGCGCGAGCATCGAAGTACCACTGGTCACCTTTCTCGGTCGACGCATCGGCGCCAGCTACTCCTCTATCGCAGATTACATCTCCGTCGTAGCCCTCTACCGTACGCTGCTGGACATCCCGTTCGGCATCATCGTTGAGTACGTTGGCGTGCGTAACGTCATGTTCCTCTGCCTGTTGCTAAATATTGCTGCCTCCCTTGTTGGCCTCAACGTGAGTAACAGTGCCTCGCTGCTTGCCTTCTGCGTTCTAAGCGGCATCAGCCTCGGCGGCTTCTTCCTCGCGCGTCACATCTTCGTTGCCGGCATCACCTCCAAGAAGTACCGCGGTCTGCTCATGGCAATTCTGTCAGGACTGCTAAGGTGGGCACACGTCATCGGCCCCGTCTCCTCAGGCCTCTTTGCGGCGTACTGGGGCGACGTCCGCTACTCCTTCGTGGTGTCGGCTGCGGCGAGCGGTATCGCCTTCATCGCTCTCGCCATAGCGACGTGGTCAACTCGGTACCAGCAAGTATGCGGGCGCACGTGCACGACAAGCCTCGCGCCGTCTGTGACAGAGACTCCGTTGCACTCAGAACAAGACGAAGACACTTTGAACGTCGTCAGGCACCACCCGGGCGACTCTGGCAGGAACAACACATACGTAGcgacgccactgctgccgcctccgctgaTGGCATCCACCATAACAAGCAGCGGGGGCGCGAGTAACTTGTCGGACTTGACGGACCACCGCGTCATCGTTGGCGCCGAGATGTGCGTCACCATGTCACCCCCGCTCCTTCATCACCtccatcacacacacgcgaacAGCAGTGTGAGAACGCAACCCTGCAGCAACAGTGTGGcgagcacggcggcggcatcggtTCACCCGAGCGCAGGGCCTTGGCAGGAGCACTACTTCCACCCTGCGACGCTCTGGAGCACCTTCGTCGACTACTGGAGCGTGATATGGCGCCTTGGCCTGTATATTGTGCTCGTCACCGCGCTGCGTGCAAACCGCAAGCTGCTCATCTCCTTTGCAGGAATACGCGCTGCGATGACGGATGCGCAGGTCTCCTACCTGGTGGGCTTCAGCTTCGTCTTTGACGCCCTCCTGTTCCCTCTCGGTGGCTTGATGATGGACCTACTCGGGCGTCAGTTTGCCATGATCCCCACCGTCGTCGGGCTCAGCATCGTCTTCATGTTCCTGCCCCTCTGTCGCACAGAGGGGCAGCTCTACATCGCCGCGTCAGCCTTTGGCATCGTGGACGCGCTGGGGTGCGGTATCATCATGACACTCACGGCGGATCGGGCGCCATCGCGCTACGGCGCGCCGTTCTTTGGCATCATGCGAACGGTGCAGGACGTGGGCCACCTTATTGGCGCTCGCGGTGTCTCGAGTCTGATGCGCTACTCCGGCTTCAATGTGTGCTGTTGGGTGCTAACAGCGGTCGGCTTCTTCAGTGCAATGTGGGGTGCATACGGGGTGCCGAGCGATACAGAGACGCTTCCCGAAGCACCGCGGCtggagcaggcggcggccgtaGCACATGAGTGGCGGTTGCACAAGGTCTATTTCTACTCCcagagcagcgaggagaTAACGTCGTTGACGGCTGTGTCGGGGACGGCAACGTCGCCCACGATGACGTACGGCACCGCGTCAATACCGCATCTGCGCCGTTGA
- a CDS encoding hypothetical protein (TriTrypDB/GeneDB-style sysID: LpmP.09.0270) translates to MLHLLLELLVSIALCAALGYFALLNLPVESEEPGLTAAESAGAGHPEAVSDGAEHGHAYHPLLPPQELPLYTLITRCVSLAEDTMLGVAYRWILINGLHYSPREVYGKRRLRERGYYYSSDASGPSSGKEVDYSVSGAGTRVGEHSSSAAAAPLSSAGSATAASVDSSRRFRRRLRRGAAAAAAVPPTPLRKESAYWVNVLLRCAAFLCLGGGTTKPEVWTDRLLYDAEKLLDSVNAGYENRIRAREAQACAAAPQSASATQLSPLLGRTSSQSATSLLTAPRKPLLRIQLLELGSGLLGCTPREVRRPALNFQHGAGDASGCSAIPTRAAPPARRAATAATPGSPGLVASATGFGYHHQQVGVRTALDPASTLLASSVANLSTATTDTISSGTTRGPGRAARLGDAVAGVSIADYTASCPLHAVGGDGASNAGAQHGVVLPRVEGDVISVEQPYSDSRHMMPPTLAAPASQLSLRRSFALPQAPVASPLRCFAVPLLYEDQRFHVRLGCCLPLGALLPVSLCVPPDVLTLNCSVAVRRVIFTGHLYAAFHGARVELSFPTAPLFTAMVKAMPDTNGGVSASEVSGHHGGWSMRANGGGGGDAHSGAAAATAFTAIHTARNEATAVHGTSIEEGRDSYSAAARPPLHLRSGMYSSSSGNAPFHHPYCSGSGGGGSASTSGSCMNESNEKVQEVVLLAVRRLIQSLTYPQVLVGELVCRRPSGDCGTAEGGAEKQLQLKWTRQTAVLPLRM, encoded by the coding sequence ATGCTTCACCTCCTGCTGGAACTCCTTGTGAGCATCGCACTCTGCGCCGCGCTGGGGTACTTTGCTCTCCTGAACCTGCCGGTGGAGTCGGAGGAACCAGGTTTGACGGCAGCAGAGTCAGCGGGGGCCGGTCACCCTGAAGCCGTCAGCGACGGGGCAGAGCACGGCCATGCTTACCACCCGCTCCTTCCACCGCAGGAACTGCCCCTCTACACATTGATCACTCGTTGTGTCTCTCTGGCGGAGGACACGATGCTCGGCGTTGCCTACCGCTGGATTCTCATCAACGGACTTCACTACAGCCCTCGCGAGGTGTACGGCAAGCGCCGACTGCGCGAGCGGGGCTACTACTACTCCAGCGACGCGAGTGGGCCAAGCAGCGGAAAGGAGGTCGACTATAGTGTGAGTGGCGCTGGCACACGCGTCGGTGAGCACTCCTCATCTGCGGCCGCTGCCCCGCTCTCCTCGGCGGGTAGTGCCACGGCTGCCAGCGTTGACTCCTCTCGTCGCTTTCGTCGCCGTCTACgccgcggcgcggctgcagctgcggcggtcCCGCCAACCCCGCTGCGGAAGGAGAGCGCGTATTGGGTGAACGTGCTCCTCCGCTGTGCTGCCTTTCTGTGCCTCGGCGGTGGCACAACGAAGCCGGAGGTGTGGACGGACCGCCTCCTCTACGACGCAGAGAAACTGTTGGACAGCGTGAACGCGGGCTACGAGAACCGCATCCGGGCACGTGAGGCGCAGGCCTGTGCCGCGGCGCCCCAATCCGCAAGCGCTACCCAATtatcgccgctgctgggccgGACCTCGTCACAATCTGCCACATCGCTGCTTACAGCACCTCGCAAGCCGCTCCTGCGTATCCAGTTGCTAGAGCTTGGCTCAGGACTCCTTGGGTGCACGCCCCGTGAAGTCCGCCGCCCCGCATTGAACTTCCAGCACGGAGCTGGTGATGCCTCCGGATGCTCCGCCATACcgacaagagcagcaccgccagccaGACgtgcagcgactgctgctACTCCCGGTTCACCCGGTTTGGTAGCCTCAGCAACTGGCTTTGGCTACCACCATCAGCAGGTGGGCGTGCGCACCGCCCTCGACCCCGCCAGCACCCTCCTCGCGTCATCTGTAGCGAATCTCAGCACCGCAACCACCGATACGATTTCTTCTGGGACGACGCGCGGCCCTGGCAGGGCCGCACGTCTCGGCGATGCGGTGGCGGGTGTCTCTATTGCAGACTACACCGCCAGCTGCCCCTTGCACGCCGTTGGAGGTGACGGCGCCAGCAATGCAGGCGCTCAGCATGGTGTTGTTCTCCCCCGTGTGGAGGGGGACGTCATCTCAGTGGAGCAGCCCTACAGCGACAGCCGTCACATGATGCCACCCACTCTTGCCGCGCCAGCCTCACAGCTGTCCTTGCGGCGGTCCTTTGCGCTCCCACAGGCACCAGTGGCATCCCCactccgctgcttcgcggTACCCCTGCTCTACGAAGATCAGCGGTTTCACGTGCGTCTTggctgctgcctcccccttGGAGCTCTCCTccccgtctctctgtgcgtgccgcCGGACGTCCTCACACTGAACTGCTCCGTTGCTGTGCGTCGCGTCATCTTTACCGGCCACCTCTATGCCGCATTCCATGGGGCGCGCGTGGAGCTGAGCTTCCCTACAGCGCCACTCTTTACTGCAATGGTGAAGGCGATGCCCGACACCAACGGGGGCGTGTCGGCATCGGAGGTCAGTGGTCACCACGGCGGCTGGAGCATGCGTGccaacggtggtggtggcggcgacgctcactcgggagcggcggcggcgacggcttTCACCGCAATCCACACGGCACGCAATGAAGCGACTGCCGTCCATGGCACCAGCATTGAGGAAGGACGTGACTCGTacagcgcagccgcacgtCCGCCACTTCACCTGCGGTCCGGGATGtacagtagcagcagcggcaacgcgcCTTTCCATCATCCCTAttgcagcggcagtggcggcggtggcagcgcatCAACGAGCGGATCGTGCATGAATGAGTCCAATGAAAAGGTTCAGGAAgttgtgctgctggcggtgcgccgcctcATCCAGTCTCTAACGTACCCCCAAGTGCTGGTGGGGGAACTTGTGTGTCGCCGCCCTTCCGGGGATTGTGGGACTGCGGAAGGCggggcagagaagcagctgcagctgaagTGGACTCGACAGACAGccgtgctgccactgcgcatGTGA